GATTCGCTTAAACTTGTCCTGCAAAATGGACGCAAAGAACCCGACTCCGCTAAAGAGGTCTATCAGCCATTCATCGTTTGCTTCGCCATTTGCCAAGCCCTCGTCTACCGCCTTACGCACAGACTCCACAAGTTCAGGAAGGAGCCCCAGATTGCTCTGGAAAAAGACCGAGGCGTCGGACCTAATTTTCTTTCCAGCAATTTCCACCACGGAATTTGCGCACTCCTTGAATGCAGTAGAGTTCATTCCCCGATAGAAGAAAGAAACTTCCCCCTTGCCATTGTCAAAGATGTTGACATCAATCTCTCGAGGAGGCATCCTGTCTTGAAAAGACCTTACAAAAGCTTCACGAGCAGATTCCTGCAGGAACTTGTTGAGGGAATCTGTCAAAACCGGGCAGTTCTTAAAGGGAATGACATCGTTACTTTCCTGCTCGCGGAAAGCAAAACGAACCATGGGCGGTTCGCCATCGAGGGGCTTGCCGAACATGGCAACCACACGGGCGCGATTACGATAGCCCCAGGGAGAACCATGATGGATCTTGAAATCCAGCGGCAGCTCAGCATGGGCCAGACGCTTGAAGTTTTCGCGTTCCACCTGTTCCATGTACTTCACCTGTTTCTCAGGATCCAGGTGCTGCAGGCTGCAACCACCACACTTGCCATACAAAGGGCAGCGCGGTTTAACACGGTCTGCACTCGGTTCTAAGACATCGATACAACGGCCCTTGGTAAAATCCTTCTTCTGGAAAGTCAAACGAACCTTACAAAGTTCTCCCGGCAATGCGCCAGAAACAAAGCACACTCGACCATCTTCCAAACGGGCAAGCCCATCGCCCCCCTGCACCATCTTTTCAATACGCAGGGTGTATTCCTTAGGGGCTGCCGCTACCGGCTTTCGGGAAAATCTCTTTCGATAATCAGCCATACTTAAGCACGTCTTATAGTCGGGACACTAGCCAGAAGTTTCTGGGTGTATTCGTGTTTTGGATTGACAAGCACATCATCGGCAAGACCTCGTTCAACAACCTTGCCAAAATACATCACCAGGACTTCGTCACTTAGGGCGCGAACAACTTGCATGTCATGACTGATAAACACAATGGATAGGCCCAAGTCATTACGCAAGTCGTCCAGGAGATGGAGAATCTGCGCCTGGACAGAAACATCCAGGGCGCTGGTCACTTCGTCGCACAAGAGCACCTTGGGTTCCACCATCAAGCTACGGGCAATACACA
This Fibrobacter sp. DNA region includes the following protein-coding sequences:
- a CDS encoding TRAM domain-containing protein translates to MADYRKRFSRKPVAAAPKEYTLRIEKMVQGGDGLARLEDGRVCFVSGALPGELCKVRLTFQKKDFTKGRCIDVLEPSADRVKPRCPLYGKCGGCSLQHLDPEKQVKYMEQVERENFKRLAHAELPLDFKIHHGSPWGYRNRARVVAMFGKPLDGEPPMVRFAFREQESNDVIPFKNCPVLTDSLNKFLQESAREAFVRSFQDRMPPREIDVNIFDNGKGEVSFFYRGMNSTAFKECANSVVEIAGKKIRSDASVFFQSNLGLLPELVESVRKAVDEGLANGEANDEWLIDLFSGVGFFASILQDKFKRITTVEREDGCLRHAKINLEGKAENVSAPAEEWLVENVVDTPATLIVDPPRTGLPKEALDAIVASSVNRLIYVSCDPVTLARDYAKFAAAGFSLKHAEGFAFYPQTPHLEMLFVLSR